GCTCATGTAGCGCTCGTCTATGACTTGGTGCGCGAAATACCCTGCGGGAAGGTGACGACCTACGGTATGCTACGCTACTTACCCAGGCACAATAGCACAGCTCGCGGGCTTCCCACGGCGTACGTCGTGCTCCTGACGCAGATTCGCGCatggtcggcgcggcgctgaaATATGTCCAGGACGAGACGCTCCCATGGCAGCGTGTCGTCGGCTCCGGGGGCATTATATCCGAGCgtggcgacggcggcgcgggcgctgcacgccaagccgacgcgctgcgggCAGAAGGTGTCGAAGTCGTCCccacgcgcggcgaccgcggcAAATGGCGCGTGGAAAACTTCATGGCCCATGCCTGGGACGGAAAGGTATCTACATAGTCTACGGATTttggcgccgccgctcgagtgcggcggcgtacgcATGCACCTTGCtgcggtcgacgacgtggACGTAGTACTTCCCGCTGCCGGCCGTCCAGCTCACGCTTCCGCTCGTATAggtgcgctcctcgacgcgcaggaTCGCCGCTGGGGAcgagagcgtgcgctccgtgAGCCGAAAGTCGCTCGGGACGaacgagcgcaaggacaCTATCACCGAGCCCTCCTTCAGGTCGAGGAACAGGAGCGAGAGCGTGTCGTTCGTCTGGGGCCGGAACGCATAGTTGTTGACTAGCACAAGGtcagcgtcgcgcagcacggtgcgcaccggctcCGAGTCGGTAAAGTCGGCGCACCACGCCTCCATGCGCGGCCCGCCGCAGAGGCCCCACATCTtccagcgcgcggccgactcgcgcagctgcgcctgcgcgagctcgctgGGGATCGGCATGTACTCGCAGCCGTATGCCGCGCATCCCGTCTGCAGCGACGCCTGGACAATCAGGTTGCCGATTCCGctgccgaggtcgacaAACACCGACTGGGgcccgagctgcgccaggcggcaCACTTCGCTCAGGAACGGCGGGAGCATCTCGCCATACACATTATCCGAGAACGCCTCGTACTGCTTCAGCTTCTcgacgtgcggcgcagcggcgcgcgcataCACCTGGTcctgcaccgcgcgccagacgctctcgggcacgccgtgcgtggcgccgagggtgcgcaggtgcgcctcgaccacGCCCTCGTCCTTGAGTGCGTTGAGCAGCGCATTAAAGCGCTGCACAGTGCGCACAAACaggccgccgtgccggcGGTTGCGTGCCTTGGTAAAGCTGCGCAGGATCGAGTCCGTGTCCAGCGCGTCCTCCGACAGGCTCTGCGACAtgggcgatgcgccgtccacgagcggcgtcgagtCGCGTGAGCTGCtgtcgcgcgtgcgcgcccgcgcacgccactcggcgagcggcacgccggtgctgctcgacacgtCGAGTGCCTCGAGCGCTCCAAACTCGCTTTGGCGCTCTTTTGGGATATAATGGGCGACGATCGCGCCGACGGTGCGCAAGAGGTCGGCGATCGGATCGTACTCGTCCGTGTCCTTGGGCACAAGGAGCAGGAACGATTCCTGGGCGTCGGGCGCAGGATATGCGAGCGACACGACTGTTTCGTCGGGAATCCCCTCGAAGAACGGGAGGTACGTCGCACTGGATGTGCGAACCAGTGCTTCGCTCGACATTGCCGCGCCGGGCTCCTTATCAAGCACCGCGTACCCGTCTTTCGGCACGatggtgcgcggcgcgttgTACTGAAACGGCCGCCCCGGCACTGCGTCAAACATGGAGCGCGGCTTCGCTTTtggctcctcctcgccctcgctcACCGATACACGGCGTGCTTTCTTCGCCGGGCGCggtgcctcggcgcgttTTTTatccgcggcggcgacttgttcggcgagacgcgcctggtgcgccgcgacgcgctctttttcgatgcgctcctgcacGGCCGCAGGGAGCGCATTGTGGCGCTTTTCCGAGGACACCTGCCGCCTCTGTGACACCGGTGCGGCCTGTGCCACCCGCGTCGTGGTCACAaccgcggcgccgggcggccgccccttgcgcgccttgccgcCGAAGAAGTCCATCGGTGGTGGTGGTCACGTGACCCACACCGCCCTTGCGACACGCCTCGAGACGGGATGGCGGCGAACGCGGGTCAGAAGCCGGCGACGGTGCCGTGCGCATACAAGACGGGACGCACGCTCGGACAAGGAACCTACGCAGTCGTGAAAGAGGCCGTGCATATCGAGACCGGAAAGTATTATGCATGCAAGGTAATTAGCAAGAGCCTGATGCGGGGTCGTGAGCACATGGTGCGCAATGAGATTGCGTCGCTGAAGCGCGTCTCGGTCGACCACAAAGGCATTGTGTCGCTGGTGGACTACTTTGAGACGATGAACAACCTGTACCTCGTGACTGACCTGTGCCAGGGCGGCGAGCTCTTTGACCGCATCTGCGAGCGGGGCAGCTACTACGAGAAGGATGCTGCGCAAATTATCCGCACggtcctcgaggcggtggccTATCTGCACGACCAAGGCAtcgtgcaccgcgaccTGAAGCCAGAGAACCTCCTCTTCCGCGACCGCTCGGAGCACTCGGACCTCCTCATTGCCGACTTTGGTCTCTCGCGCATGGTCGACGACGAAAAGATGACCGCGCTCAG
The Malassezia japonica chromosome 2, complete sequence genome window above contains:
- the DOT1 gene encoding [histone H3]-lysine(4) N-trimethyltransferase (COG:B; EggNog:ENOG503NVIQ), which gives rise to MDFFGGKARKGRPPGAAVVTTTRVAQAAPVSQRRQVSSEKRHNALPAAVQERIEKERVAAHQARLAEQVAAADKKRAEAPRPAKKARRVSVSEGEEEPKAKPRSMFDAVPGRPFQYNAPRTIVPKDGYAVLDKEPGAAMSSEALVRTSSATYLPFFEGIPDETVVSLAYPAPDAQESFLLLVPKDTDEYDPIADLLRTVGAIVAHYIPKERQSEFGALEALDVSSSTGVPLAEWRARARTRDSSSRDSTPLVDGASPMSQSLSEDALDTDSILRSFTKARNRRHGGLFVRTVQRFNALLNALKDEGVVEAHLRTLGATHGVPESVWRAVQDQVYARAAAPHVEKLKQYEAFSDNVYGEMLPPFLSEVCRLAQLGPQSVFVDLGSGIGNLIVQASLQTGCAAYGCEYMPIPSELAQAQLRESAARWKMWGLCGGPRMEAWCADFTDSEPVRTVLRDADLVLVNNYAFRPQTNDTLSLLFLDLKEGSVIVSLRSFVPSDFRLTERTLSSPAAILRVEERTYTSGSVSWTAGSGKYYVHVVDRSKVHAYAAALERRRQNP